CTATCTATGGCGTCAATAATTCTATAAATCTTGATAATTCAAGATTTAGTTTATTGAGAAGGGTTGGAGCATACGCAAACCACTCTGAAATCGGTGGGGAAATGATTCGTAAATATTGTGAAAGCGATTTTGTATATGAAGCTACAAGGTATCATCACTCTAAGCCTGAAACCCTGTACAAAAACTGCAAAAACCCCCTAGCTATAGAGCTGTTTATTGAAGCAGACAATCTATAAACTTTAGACCTAAGCATGAATCACAGACTAGAATAGTTTGATTATATGAGTTACGAGATTAAAACAGATATTTATCAAGGACCATTTGACCTATTGCTTGATTTAATCCTTAAACAGGATGTCGAAATATTTGATGTTGAACTTTCTAAAGTTATTGAAGCATTTGTAACTGAGAGTGAAGCCTTAAGTAAAGATGCATACAATTTAGATGTTTCGACAGAATTTTTATTAATAGCATCGACACTTGTTGAATTAAAAATAAAAAGACTGTTACCTTCACGCGAAAATGTTGAACTTGATGAAGAACTTTTAAAATTTGAACATCGCGACTTATTGTTAGCAAGACTCCTTGAGTGTAAGACTTTTAAAGATGTTGCAAGCGTATTTACACAAATGATGGAAACTGCATCTAAAAGTATTTCATATTCTATGCCACTCGAAGAGCCTTTTGCTTCAATGGCACCAGATCCCCTTGAACGAACTCCTATCGAAAAACTAAAAGCTGCTTACATGAAAGCATTTACAGGCAAGGTTATAGAGAAAGTTGGCGTTTATCATCTTCATGATTCTACAATTTCAGTTAAAGAAGCAGTTGATGAAGTTATTGCTAAATTAGAATTTGGTATGCCTTTAAGTTTTAAAGCTATAGCTTCAGGAGCAGATTCTAAGTTACATGTTGTCGTCACTTTTTTAGCAATTCTAGAACTTTATAAACAAGGTTTTGTCGATATAGATTTGAGCGAAAAATTAGGTGACATGAATATATCTTTGATTGCTAAGACAGGTGAGGATATAAATGTGAATGTAGATGACTGGGGAGAAGAGATATCAGAGCCGGTTAATAAAATAATAGAGGAAGAAAAAGTATGAGTTCTTTAAATGCGCAAATTGAAGCAATTATAATTGCTGCAAGTGACCCTGTTTCTGTCGAGAACATAGCCCAAGTGTGTGATGTACACCCACAAGTAATTGATAAAGCACTTAAAGATTTATCAAAAGAATACGAAGAATCACAGAGAGGTTTTCGTCTATCAATCAATGAAAATGGTATTCGTTTTATTACTTCCCCCGATTGTTATAATGTAGTTGAACAATTTATTACCAAGCCAATGAATTCAAAACTTTCTCCATCCGCATTAGAAACCTTGGCAGTCATTGCTTATAAGCAACCTGTTAGTCGTGGACAAATATCATCTATTAGAGGTGTTAATGCTGATGGTGTAATAAAAACTTTAGAATCTCGTGGCTATATTTGTGAAGTAGCTAGAGACTCCGGACCGGGACAAGCAATACTATATGGCACATCTGCAGAATTTTTAGAAAGATTAGGTATAGGTTCAGTATCAGAATTGCCTACATTGGCAGATTTCGTTCCTGATGCCGAAATTATGGATATTTTTGAAAAATCATTATTAGGTGATCTAATAGAATCTTCTCCTAAAAAAGAAATTGAAAAAGAACCTTCTACACAAGACGCATAATTGAATTGGAAAATCTAGAACCACAACGCATACAAAAACTTCTAGCGCACGCAGGTGTGGCATCTCGTCGTGTTGTCGAAGATATGATTGAAGAAGGCAGAATAACATTAAATGGTAGTGTTGTAAATTTGGGAGAAAAAGCAACAGTTAACGATGAGATTTGTGTCGATGATATTAAGGTTCCTTTATCAAGTGAACTTGTATGGTTCTTATTAAATAAGCCATTAAATATTCTTTCGAGTTCTAGTGATGATAGAGGAAGAAAAACTGTAGTCGACATTATAGATACTGATAAAAGAATATTTCCTGTAGGACGTTTAGATATTAATACGACAGGATTATTAATATTGACTAACGATGGGGAACTGACAAATCTATTAACTCATCCAAAATATGGTGTTAGTAAAACATATGTTGCACGCTTAGATGGTCACGTTCAAAATGCTCAAATCGAGACCTTGCAAAATGGTGTCGAATTAGATGATGGTATGACTTCGCCTGCAAAAGTCAAAGTAATCGCTCGTAAATCTGACCAGAGCGTATTAGAGATAATTATTCATGAAGGTAGGAATCGCCAAATACGAAGGATGGCTTCAGCTATAGGACATGAAGTATTAAGTTTACAAAGAATAGCTATAGGTCCAATAGTTGACAAGAAATTGAAAACTGGCGAGTACCGTAAACTAGAAATAAATGAGATATTAACATTAAATTCTTCAATACATAATACATCAAGATCAAATTAATATGTAATGTTTTTATTGCTTTTCGACTAACCTATATATATGACATTTTTAGCAATTCGCGGTGCTACGACCTGCGCACATGATACAAAAGAAGAAGTTTCGAGAGTAACTCAAGAATTATTAACTGAGATGATAAAACGTAATTCTTTAATGATGGAAAATATTGTTAGTGTAATATTTACTGCTACAAATGATATACATAGTGAGTTTCCAGCCACTGCGTCAAGAAAATTAGAAGGGTTCAGCGAAATACCCGTAATGTGTGCACAAGAACTTGATATATCGGGTGCAATGCCAAATTGTATTCGCGTAATGATGCATGTTGATATCGACATGTCGCGTAAAGATATCAAACATGTATTTATGGGCAATGCGCAAAAATTAAGAAAAGATCTAAATCAGGATAGCAAATAAGGTATTTATGAAGATTGGGATAGTTGGACTAGGTCTAATCGGTAGTTCTATAGCAAAATGTTTGGAGAATACTACTCATGAAGTCGTTGGTTTAGATAATTCTGAAAAAGTTAATGAACAAGCAATAGCAACAAAACTAGTAAGTAAGATTCTAGCTCTAAAAGAGATGACGAATTCTTGTGATCTTATTGTGTTGTGTGTACCTTCGCTTCAAGTTATTGAGCTATTAGATATTGCGCTCGACGGTAGTGCAATCGTTACTGATGTCGCTTCAGTTAAACGAAATATATTTGAACATGTAGCTACATTAGATCAAGAAAAACAAAGCCGATTTTTTGGGGGCCACCCAATGGCAGGTTCGGAACTCTCTGGTATCAAAGCTGGTAGGGCAGATCTTTTCAAAGGTAGATTGTGGGTTACTATTCCACCTATCGATTGTGATTTGACACAATTTAGTTTTATCAAAGATTTTATTACTTCACTTGGTGCAGAACAAACAATTTTATCTGCCATTGAGCATGAT
This region of Acidimicrobiia bacterium genomic DNA includes:
- a CDS encoding segregation/condensation protein A; the protein is MSYEIKTDIYQGPFDLLLDLILKQDVEIFDVELSKVIEAFVTESEALSKDAYNLDVSTEFLLIASTLVELKIKRLLPSRENVELDEELLKFEHRDLLLARLLECKTFKDVASVFTQMMETASKSISYSMPLEEPFASMAPDPLERTPIEKLKAAYMKAFTGKVIEKVGVYHLHDSTISVKEAVDEVIAKLEFGMPLSFKAIASGADSKLHVVVTFLAILELYKQGFVDIDLSEKLGDMNISLIAKTGEDINVNVDDWGEEISEPVNKIIEEEKV
- the scpB gene encoding SMC-Scp complex subunit ScpB, yielding MSSLNAQIEAIIIAASDPVSVENIAQVCDVHPQVIDKALKDLSKEYEESQRGFRLSINENGIRFITSPDCYNVVEQFITKPMNSKLSPSALETLAVIAYKQPVSRGQISSIRGVNADGVIKTLESRGYICEVARDSGPGQAILYGTSAEFLERLGIGSVSELPTLADFVPDAEIMDIFEKSLLGDLIESSPKKEIEKEPSTQDA
- the aroH gene encoding chorismate mutase; translation: MTFLAIRGATTCAHDTKEEVSRVTQELLTEMIKRNSLMMENIVSVIFTATNDIHSEFPATASRKLEGFSEIPVMCAQELDISGAMPNCIRVMMHVDIDMSRKDIKHVFMGNAQKLRKDLNQDSK